GCTTTGTATGTTTTGCTTTCGTTACTTATCCCCAAAATTAGAACTTGACATATGTGATAGCTTAGTTATTAGTATCAGCTTGAGATGTAATAATGTTGCATTAGTTGGTGCTTTGAATCAAGAAGTTTGATTTGTTACTCAGTCGTTGTATGGTTGCTGATGTCTTTATGGATCGAATTATATCAGAGGGCTTCTGCAGCAAGCGAAATGGGACAAAGAAATAGGAATGTTGATTTAGAAATGGAGCAGCAGCAATCTCAAGCTTCTCTCCAAGCAGAGCCTTGCATCCTTTTAGGCAGCTTTCCGCAACAACcggataataataatatgccTGCTATGGTTGCACACGTTCCTAATTTAGAACCTCATTCTCTTCAAGACCCAACTTATGACAACTCGGCCATGTTCTACGGGCTTCCtcagtatcatcatcatcctcaccAGCGTGTTCCAACGAATTTCTATGTTCCCTATGTGGCATTTCAGGCTCCTCCGGGTCAGTTACCATCTTCAAGCAGTCACGGTGTAGTTGGTGTAAGTCCTGATCATGAATACGAAAGAAATGCTCATTTTATGGATCACACAAGAGGGACATACAAGCGAAAGAACGCTGAAGGAATACCCGGACAACCTCAATATTTAAGTACCTTAGCAGCTCCATTTAACACACCGGAGACAATAGCCCCTTTTGGAGGCGCTAGGAACAGACCAGGAGCTGTTACAGTGAACACTGTTCTTCCTTCTCATGCTCCAAACAACTTCATTCAAGGAAACTATGCAGGTCATCATCCTTTTCCACCTCCTGGCTCAATGTGGTATGATCAACACCACGGCAGATCTGATGGCTCACCTTCGTTCTGGCCCACACCTTACATGCACGGTACATACTAACACACAATcgctttttaaagttttgaacCTTGTAATCTTATTTATCTATCTTTGAATGACCTTTCAGGTAGTAACATTTTCGCTGGTTCCATAGAGTCTAGTAGCAGAAACCCTACATCATTTATGTATCCTTCTCAGTTAAACCCGAGGGACCACTATTATAGTCATCATCACCACCCGGCACCTCCTCCTGTACAAGGCATGAGAGGCCAGAATGCCACATTATATCCCCACAcagcttcttctgcttcataCAGAGTTCCTCCAGGGAGTTTTACTCCTCAGAACACAATGAATAGTGGTCCCTTGGGGTCAGAGATGGGCTCGAGTCACATGGGTCCGGTTCAACCAACCGGGTTTCGGATATACCAGCATCATCAGCGAGATGATTCTGTACCTGTAGCAACTCTTAGACAACACCGTGGAGGAGTTCCTCGGCTTAGAGTGATGCCTGATGATGTAACTTTCTTTCCTCAAATTTTCTGCTCcatcttttttcatttttgtcgTTGCTcaaggttttgtttcttttggttctctTTCAATGTGTGTAGGAAGTTGCGCTTTTGGAGTTTGGAGACTTCCTTGGTGGTTCTGGAAATAATCACATTGATCATCATCGAGATATGCGATTGGACATCGAGGAAATGTCTTACGAGGTGAGCCCTTCATTACTCTTTACCGATGTAGTTATCAGAGTTAGGAGCTAAAAGTTGCTGtcttttattatcttttcCCTGAGAAGATCTTGGGTTTCGCATGAGCAGAGAATTCACAATGCAATTTTCTGTGATCATAGTTAGGATTTTGTTTATCTGATTTGTCACTGGGGTTTGAACAGGAGCTTCTTGCTTTGAGTGAGCGAATTGGAACAGTAAACACTGGGTTGCCGGAGGAAGATGTTAAGAATCATTTGAAAACAAGAACATGTTCTGGAATCAACTTTGAAAAAGAGTCGTCGTCCCCACGAACTAAAGATTTAGAAACCGAACCGTGCACTATATGTCAGGTAAAAAAACTAGCCAAAATGATCAAAGCTTTGTAATGGGCCGCACAGGCTTGGAATTAGAGCTCTGAACAACTCTCTCATTATCTTTACAGGAAAGCTTCAAGAACGAAGAAAAGATTGCGACTTTGGATTGCGGGCACGAGTATCATGCAGAGTGCTTGGAGAAATGGCTGATTGTGAAGAACGTTTGCCCAATCTGTAAATCAGAGGCACTGGTcatggagaagagaaaggtataggaagaagaagcacttTCTAATCTATtgggtttatatatatatttatagactttaaagaagagaagaaaacagagtttggGTTTGTTTTCAGCTCCAAAAGAATTTTCTGTAaatttgtactttttttttgtgcacaTAAAATGTGTGAATGGTCAAAAACTGTCATCTTTTAATCTGGTTTCTTGGCTACGTTGATAATGAAAAATGTACAGGctaatttggtttttctagggctttttgttcttatacttttcatgtttttatgtCATTTGCTAGGCCACACTATATACTATTCTACAAATTCATTagttgttacttgttactGTTCTTAAGTTTCAAAATTATGGAAACTACATCAAATGCATAATCTTTAAGACCTCAAAACCGGTAGGTCCGTATATTGATTTCTACCTCagaaacaaatgttaaaaatcacaattacagtaaaactacaaaaatggGCATCTTCTACTTTGTgtaaactattcaaaattgTACATCTTGTTCCCATTCACTCTGTGTTCTctcaagaatttgaaaaactCTCGCTTATTGCTACTCTTTAACAGTTCGTACACTTTTGTAACATAACCGAACTCTCGTCCGTAGATATAACTTGCACAAGCGGCTTTGTAAGTCATCATCTCCCAATCTCCTGTCAATGTAacgttttttatttctgtCTCTAGCATTTGCGGGGAGAAATGGCGGTTTAGCCACCACTTAGCCCGAAGAGTCCATGATGTCTTGGTGAACGTTTTTGGTGTTGGGTTGTATCGAACAGAATACGTTTGTGGATTCCGTTTATCTTCAGATCCGTCAAGGCATACTGACAATCGGTCTTCATCAAGATTCTCAAAGAAGTTACTGAAGCAAGAGGCTAACTCTTTCCAAATTTCAGGCTCAGGAAAAGAAGCTTCTACATGCAACGCTATCATTTCGGTAAGCGACTCTCTACTATACTCATCTGAAAGTCATTAAAACAAACGGTATTAGAGACGGCTTAGGCAGGATTCAAGATCTTAAGACTAACATGTGTTTTATGGGGCTTGGTCTTAAATACCTTCTAAGCACATTCCAATAAGCTTCTTTAGGGTAGTTATACAACAAGGATCAATCTTTAAGATATCTTCATAGCATTTTGCGAGCATGTCACTGTTACGATGAAATTTCTCCATCATTAGGGCCTTAATCCTACAGTTGAgtaaaagaaccaaaacatcaCTTCAGAAATTCCTCTTCTCCATATTCTAAAGTCCTACGACGGGTGCAGGTACGAAATAGAGAATGAAAGAGATCTTTTTCTACCTGAAAGGTTTTACGTCATGTATTTTGTTGCACATCTCCTCGACCACTTTCATCGCTTCATCTACATGACCTCCGATTAACAGAATCTAGAAGGGAATTAACAGAAGataaggaaaaaacaaacatctaATTAGTGTGAGACATTAAAGCTTTAAGGGAGGAACATGATGACATTATGAGCCACGTAGGCAAAAATAGTAATCTCAGGTTTTACCTGTACAAGTGGATGTAATGCAGCCAAAGATACATGGGGCGGGGACTGAAGAGTTTGCCGCATATATTTCACTGCTTCCTTATAATAAGAATCATTGACAATCTTTCTGTAGCAATCCGGATCTTCTGGTGGTTTAAAGGGAAGCAACCATGGATCCATGTCACCTAACAttgaaagaagaggaagccaTAGATTCAACAGAGCTGGTTCGGGATTATATCACAATGCAAGATAAAGAAATTCTCAGTACTAACCAAGAATATTAATAACAGTGGGATCAAATTCAACAATTCCATCTCCCAAAGAGGCTTCGTTTTCTTCAGAGATCGCATAGAGTTGTGGTGGAGGTGTAACATAGGGAGTACTCATCACTTTTACCTTCGTATCCATCCTTGTCTCCGAGTCACTGATAGACAAATGggaaacttttttatttttcatgacGGAAGTCTCTGAATCTTTTCTCGCAGAAACCTCTGACGCCAAAGAGCACACCGACTCATCCCTGCCTGAACACTCAACCAGACTACCAGATCCTGATTCCGATATGTTGGATACGCTTCCATTGTCATCTGCATCTTCAGGCTGCAACTCCTTCAAGAATTTATTACACCACATCTTGTAGAATGAGATTCCTATAAACAGATTGGCCCGTGGAAGCATTGCGAAATCACGGTTCTGCATTAAGCTAccaaaagataaagagaatcatcaaaaccaaTTCACACAAGAACGTAGCAAACCACCCTCAGGAAGGTGGAATTACACATTGGTGGATAAAAGACTGACTATCTCCAGATAATTAGCTGAACATACAAAACTATCATACACATTACAATATAACATATgcattaaaaatgaaatcctAACATCCAATTTAAAACTAGTTCAAGAAGATATCAATTGTACCTGATTACAGTACTATAGGCCTCATTGTTCATCTCATGCTcaataaaatgacaaatttgcTCGTACCAAACCAAGAGCCTCTCCTGTCCAAATGATCAAGTAAACCAATGTTATCATCCAGCCATAGAGCAATATTCAATCAAAATGCTATATTGTCCAATAACTACAAGTTAAAGAAttacaaatctaaaaaagGGACCTCTTTATGTTGTTTACCAATCTGCCCAATCCAAGTATCATATATTCTTCCAATCTCATCAgctttgtttttattagtttCCGAGTGACTCACAATTTGTATATGAGCCtgccaaacaaaaaagaacacaataagaaacagagagcaaCAAACACTGTTTCGATCTTTGAGAGATAAAAGCAAACCTCGTATTTGAGGCGATTCATCTTCGGACAAGGATCGTTAATTGTCCCTTTCATCAGAACAGAAAGCACACGGCTTGCATCATTCCAGTGTCTATTACGAAGTAGCTCACGAAGTAATCCTGGTAATCTATTGAGGT
This sequence is a window from Arabidopsis thaliana chromosome 1 sequence. Protein-coding genes within it:
- a CDS encoding RING/U-box superfamily protein (RING/U-box superfamily protein; FUNCTIONS IN: zinc ion binding; CONTAINS InterPro DOMAIN/s: Zinc finger, RING-type (InterPro:IPR001841), Zinc finger, C3HC4 RING-type (InterPro:IPR018957); BEST Arabidopsis thaliana protein match is: RING/U-box superfamily protein (TAIR:AT3G15070.2); Has 8436 Blast hits to 8420 proteins in 276 species: Archae - 0; Bacteria - 0; Metazoa - 2403; Fungi - 639; Plants - 3969; Viruses - 29; Other Eukaryotes - 1396 (source: NCBI BLink).), whose product is MGQRNRNVDLEMEQQQSQASLQAEPCILLGSFPQQPDNNNMPAMVAHVPNLEPHSLQDPTYDNSAMFYGLPQYHHHPHQRVPTNFYVPYVAFQAPPGQLPSSSSHGVVGVSPDHEYERNAHFMDHTRGTYKRKNAEGIPGQPQYLSTLAAPFNTPETIAPFGGARNRPGAVTVNTVLPSHAPNNFIQGNYAGHHPFPPPGSMWYDQHHGRSDGSPSFWPTPYMHGSNIFAGSIESSSRNPTSFMYPSQLNPRDHYYSHHHHPAPPPVQGMRGQNATLYPHTASSASYRVPPGSFTPQNTMNSGPLGSEMGSSHMGPVQPTGFRIYQHHQRDDSVPVATLRQHRGGVPRLRVMPDDEVALLEFGDFLGGSGNNHIDHHRDMRLDIEEMSYEELLALSERIGTVNTGLPEEDVKNHLKTRTCSGINFEKESSSPRTKDLETEPCTICQESFKNEEKIATLDCGHEYHAECLEKWLIVKNVCPICKSEALVMEKRKV
- a CDS encoding TAF RNA polymerase I subunit A (unknown protein; Has 35333 Blast hits to 34131 proteins in 2444 species: Archae - 798; Bacteria - 22429; Metazoa - 974; Fungi - 991; Plants - 531; Viruses - 0; Other Eukaryotes - 9610 (source: NCBI BLink).), producing MRLEEYMILGLGRLERLLVWYEQICHFIEHEMNNEAYSTVISLMQNRDFAMLPRANLFIGISFYKMWCNKFLKELQPEDADDNGSVSNISESGSGSLVECSGRDESVCSLASEVSARKDSETSVMKNKKVSHLSISDSETRMDTKVKVMSTPYVTPPPQLYAISEENEASLGDGIVEFDPTVINILGDMDPWLLPFKPPEDPDCYRKIVNDSYYKEAVKYMRQTLQSPPHVSLAALHPLVQILLIGGHVDEAMKVVEEMCNKIHDVKPFRIKALMMEKFHRNSDMLAKCYEDILKIDPCCITTLKKLIGMCLEDEYSRESLTEMIALHVEASFPEPEIWKELASCFSNFFENLDEDRLSVCLDGSEDKRNPQTYSVRYNPTPKTFTKTSWTLRAKWWLNRHFSPQMLETEIKNVTLTGDWEMMTYKAACASYIYGREFGYVTKVYELLKSSNKREFFKFLREHRVNGNKMYNFE
- a CDS encoding TAF RNA polymerase I subunit A (unknown protein; Has 21 Blast hits to 21 proteins in 9 species: Archae - 0; Bacteria - 2; Metazoa - 0; Fungi - 0; Plants - 19; Viruses - 0; Other Eukaryotes - 0 (source: NCBI BLink).): MVETEEKTDKLEKIKVETEEKTDKLEKIKAKRRRVSSSEIDSDTQKYKRIQRCRAKPSYLLCIGPKSSRSEYLNRLPGLLRELLRNRHWNDASRVLSVLMKGTINDPCPKMNRLKYEAHIQIVSHSETNKNKADEIGRIYDTWIGQIGKQHKEERLLVWYEQICHFIEHEMNNEAYSTVISLMQNRDFAMLPRANLFIGISFYKMWCNKFLKELQPEDADDNGSVSNISESGSGSLVECSGRDESVCSLASEVSARKDSETSVMKNKKVSHLSISDSETRMDTKVKVMSTPYVTPPPQLYAISEENEASLGDGIVEFDPTVINILGDMDPWLLPFKPPEDPDCYRKIVNDSYYKEAVKYMRQTLQSPPHVSLAALHPLVQILLIGGHVDEAMKVVEEMCNKIHDVKPFRIKALMMEKFHRNSDMLAKCYEDILKIDPCCITTLKKLIGMCLEDEYSRESLTEMIALHVEASFPEPEIWKELASCFSNFFENLDEDRLSVCLDGSEDKRNPQTYSVRYNPTPKTFTKTSWTLRAKWWLNRHFSPQMLETEIKNVTLTGDWEMMTYKAACASYIYGREFGYVTKVYELLKSSNKREFFKFLREHRVNGNKMYNFE